Within the Gammaproteobacteria bacterium genome, the region GCAAAACAGTGCGCTGATCCTGTCCTTCCATCGCTAACAGGATCAATGTCGCCGGGCGCACCCGCCCCCATACCGGCAACCCGGCCTGGCGCAATGCCTGATTCACGGTAGCAGAATCAAAACTTACCCATAATACCTGCCCCTTCGCCGCCACTGGCTTGCCGGGAGGCTGAACTGCGGAGGGAGCCACCGGAATGATCCGCGCCATATCCTCCGTCAGTGGGCGGTAGCGGTATTGCTGCGCCACCTTATCGGCGCGCTTGAACATGGGGGCCAGCGTCGGAAGCGCCGCAACTCCGCGCCGTCCCGTCACCTTCATCAGCACCTCAGCCAGCGCCGCACGTATTGCCTCGCCCTGCTCCGCCTTGCCTTGACCCACCACCTGGATCTCGGCCTCATACAGGCCTTCCACTTCGGCGGCAGACAACAAACCTGGCATAACACTACTCATCAACAGAGTAAACAGGGCAATAACCCTGATGCGCAACTGCGTTTTACAATTAGACACCCGCATCCTCAAAAAATCATGCCACTGAAAATAACCCCGCGTATAATAGTTATAATACACCTTCCCCATAGAATAAAATAATGCGATTACCCAGATGAACTCGAAATCCGACACTGCCCAACATGGAACCAGCCTGAGCTACCGCGATGCAGGCGTAGACATTGAGGCCGGCAACAACCTGGTAAAAAGAATCAAACCCATTGCAGCACGCACCACCCGTCCCGGCGTGCTCGGCGGCCTGGGCGGCTTTGGTGCGCTGTTTGAACTGCCACTCGACCGCTATCGCAAGCCGGTACTGGTCTCCACCACCGATGGTGTCGGCACCAAGCTGAAGCTGGCGATAGAAATGGGCAAACACGACACCATCGGCATCGACCTGGTGGCGATGTGCGTCAATGATCTGGTTGTGCAGGGCGCCGAGCCACTGTTTTTCCTTGACTATTACGCCACCGGCCACCTGAGCATCGACCAGGCGGAGGATGTCATCAAGGGCATCGGCGCAGGTTGCGAACTCGCCGGTGCCGCACTGGTAGGCGGAGAGACCGCCGAAATGCCCGGCATGTACAGCCATGGTGACTATGACCTGGCAGGCTTCAGCGTCGGCGTAGTGGAAAAGGAAAACATCATCGACGGCAGCAAAGTCCAGCCCGGCGACGCATTGATCGGCATCGCCTCCAGCGGCCCGCACTCCAACGGCTATTCCCTGATCCGCAAAGTCATCGCCGTCAGCGGCGCGGATCTATCCCAGGACTTTCATGGCCGCACGCTGGGCGACACCCTTCTGGAGCCCACGCGCATCTATGTCAAGCCATTACTCAAACTGTTTGCGCAGATCCAGGTGCATGCCCTGGCCCACATCACCGGTGGCGGACTGCTGGAAAACCTGCCGCGCGTGATGCCCGACAACACCCAGGCCGTGATCGGCAAGACTGCATGGCCACGCCTCCCCATCTTTGATTGGCTGCAGGAAAAAGGCAATATCGCGGAGCAGGAAATGTACCGTACCTTCAACTGCGGCATCGGCATGGTCGTGTGCGTGGCGGAGGCCGACGCCAACGCCACGGTGGACATACTCAATGCGCAGGGCGAAACAGCGTGGCGCATCGGTTCGATTGAAGCAGCGCAAGACGGCCTGGAGCAGGTTTTAATCCGTGCATGATGCAAGCGCTCCGTTACCCATCGTTGTCCTGATCTCCGGCAGCGGCAGTAATCTCCAGGCGATCATCGACGCAGCCGCCCGCAAAACACCGCCCGTCGAGATTCGCGCCGTAATTAGCAACAACCCCAACGCCTTCGGCCTGGAGCGCGCCCGGCGGGCGGGCATCCCGGCACTGGTGCTTGACCACAAGACCTTCCCAGGCCGGGACGCGTTTGACACCGCGCTGCAAACGATGATCGACCGCTTCGAACCGGCACTGGTCGTGCTCGCCGGTTTCATGCGCATCCTCGGCCCCGGATTCGTGACGCACTATCTTGGGCGTATGCTAAACATCCACCCCTCTCTGCTGCCCGCCTTGCCCGGCCTCGACACCCACAGCCGCGCACTTGGGACAGGCATGCGGGAACACGGCGCCAGCGTCCACTTTGTCACCAATGAACTGGATGGCGGACCTGTCATAGTTCAGACGCGCGTGCCGATATTACCGGATGACAACGTCAAGACACTTGCACACCGGGTACTCGAACAGGAACATCGCATCTATCCCTTGGCGATACACTGGTTCGCTGAAGGACGGCTGCAACTCGACCATGAGCGCAATCAAGTAGTACTTGACGGAACACGCCTAACATCGCCAGTGGACTATACCGATGCCGATAACAACCCGCACGATCCGCAATGATAGACACAACCGCAAGATATCTAGCCTGTGGCCCTACTTCGCAGCCTTCTTGCTGGGCATGACCCTTTATTCCACCGCCTTTGCCGACCCTCTCCCCCTTTTCACCGCCCGTTACACCCTGAGCAAAGCAGGCATCCCGCTGGGCGAGAACATCCGCACCCTGACCAAGACCGACGACGGAGGGTATCTTTATCAATCGGTAACCCACGCTACCGGACTGCTCGCCAAATTTGTAAAACAAGAAATCGTAGAACGCAGCGAGTGGACCTACGAAGGCGAGGGACAAAACGCGCAGCCTCGCCCACTGGAATACCTCAGCCGCCGTAGCGGGAAAAGCGACAAATGGATAAAGCAGATCTTCAACTGGGAAAAAAACACCACCACCAACATCACCAGCAGCAAATCGTGGCATACGCCACTGCGCCCAAAAATCCAGGACAAGCTCAGCTACCAGCTTGCCATCATGAACGACCTGCAAAATGGCCGAAAAACCCTGGAATACCTGATCGCGGATAGCGATAAAGTCAAGAATTACCGGTTCGTCATCCTGGGCGAAGAACAGGTCAAAACCGCCATGGGAACATTGCGCACACTAAAGATCCGGCGCACAGGCGACAGCAGAAACACCACAGTGTGGTGCGCTATCGACTTTCACTACCTGCCCGTAGTTCTGGAGCAGCACGATGACGAAGATGGCTGGCTTAAAATGCAGATCGAATCTATGCAGTTCGAGAACCAAAAACCTGAAAGCAAAAAGCAAACCCCTCCGGCCTGAACCCCGCCCAAAACATCATGCCTTCGGCAGCGTCACCCCGGTCTGCCCCTGATATTTGCCGCCACGATCCTTGTACGAGGTCTCGCACACCTCGTCAGATTCCAGAAACAACATCTGGGCGACACCTTCATTGGCATAAATCTTGGCCGGCAGGGTCGTGGTGTTGGAAAACTCCAGGGTCACATGCCCTTCCCATTCCGGCTCCAGCGGGGTCACATTGACGATGATGCCGCAGCGCGCATAGGTGGACTTACCCAGACAGATGGTCAGCACGCTGCGCGGGATGCGGAAATATTCCACCGTGCGTGCCAGGGCAAAGGAGTTCGGCGGGATGATGCACACATCCGACTGCACATCGACAAAGCTGTTGGCATCGAAATTTTTGGGATCGACAATCGCCGAATTGATATTGGTGAAAATCTTGAATTCATCCGCACAACGGACATCGTACCCGTAGCTGGACGTGCCATAAGAAATAATCCTGCCCGCCTCGCGCTCGCGCACCTGGCCCGGCTCGAACGGCTCGATCATGCCGTGCTTATCGACCATGCGCCGGATCCATTTATCAGACTTGATACTCATTCAACAACCTCTCGAAGTAGGGACAAGACTCCTCGCCCGCCCTAATATTATCCTGAAAATGGCGATTCACCGCAGAGCGCGCAGAGAATGCAGAGGAAAAACGAGACCTTGACAAAATATGCCAAACCACCCCCGCCAGGTGGGCACGCTTGTTACGCTAACTCCCTGAATTTCTTTGCGTCCTCTGCGTACTCTGCGGTTCAATAGCTTTTTTCGGATTACGTGTTCTGAACCACGATATTGGGAAATTTGGCGGCGTAATCCTTCCCCCGCAACGACAGCTTGGCCGCGACGCGCCGGGCAATGTCGCGATAGATCTGCGCAATCCTCCCGTCTGGATCGGCCACCACGGTGGGACGGCCGCCATCGGCATCTTCACGGATGCGGATATCGAGCGGCAATGACCCCAGGAAATCCACCCCATACTGCTCAGCCATTCGCTGGCCACCACCTGAACCGAATATATGTTCTTCGTGCCCGCAGTGGCTGCAAATATGCGTACTCATGTTCTCGACGACGCCAAACACCGGCACTTCCACCTTCTCAAACATTTTCAGCCCCCGGCGCGCATCCATTAGAGCGATGTCCTGCGGCGTGGTGACGATCACCGCACCACTCACCGGAATCTTTTGCGTGAGGGTCAGTTGCGTATCACCCGTACCCGGAGGGAGATCAACGATCAAGTAATCCAAATCCCGCCAATTGGTATCTCTCAGCAGTTGCTCCAGCGCCTGCGTAACCATCGGGCCACGCCAGATCATCGGCGCCTCGTCGTCGACAAGGTATCCTATAGACATGGACTGGATACCGTAACTCATCAACGGCTCCATGGACTTACCGTCACGCGACTCCGGCCGGGCATGAACGCCCAACATGAGCGGCTGGCTGGGGCCATAGATATCCGCATCCAGAATCCCCACCGCCGCGCCCTCCGCCGCCAGCGCCAGCGCAAGATTCACCGCCGTCGTCGACTTACCAACACCACCCTTGCCGGACGCCACGGCTATAATATTTTTCACGCCCTTCAATGGCTTAACGCCATGCTGCACAGCATGTGTGACAATTTTAGAGGAAACACGCACCTCAGCGCTTTTCACACCGCCGACTTCCTCAATCTGCTTTTTCAGCGCGGCCGCAAGCTCCTGCTGATAGCCCTTGGCCGGATAACCCAGCAACACATCCACAGTTACCTTGCCGCCATCAATCGCAACCTGCTTCACGGCGTTTGCCGACACCAAGTCCCGTTGAAGATAAGGGTCAATGAAGGCCTTGAGCGCTGCTTCTATCTGTAATTTAGATAATTCTGCCATAATCTTCCTCAGGAGAATGGATGAATAACACCTTAAATCCAACGATTCAAATGCCAAAATCCAAAATAATACATAATTACGATAAATATAATAATAACAGGTAGTCGGCGCCAAGTATCCAACTCACAATTGCAATCCCACCCAGCCTTTGGCCTCATGCCGTCACCTTACCTCTCGGGCGTCAAAAACATGGCAACCCAAAAAAGACACGCCTAACTCTTGAGATAGCCTGCCTTTTATGATATATACATATCATCCCTGATGAATGCGTTAAATAGACATTTTCAGCTTGACTAATCACACCAAACTTTTAGGAATTAACAAGGACTGCCGATGGATATAATGCCAAGATACCTGCTGCCAGTCCTTGCCGCCCTCTTCATTTTTATGCTTGGCATAAAAGAAGGCGCGGCCGAATTTGCGCTCAATTTTCAGCCGAGTCCCAGCCTATCGCCCACTCCTGGCATCATCAACCTCAGCTGTAACCGGGGGGGAGTGGATGTAGGCTGCGTTCATGGCACTACGGCAGACCCACAGAAGACACCTTTCTTAAGCGAACTCGTCAGAGAAGGCACTACTGACTATTGGCACCAAATCATAGGCGACCCCACTAAAGGCTTCGCCCAGGAGACTTACATTAGAGTAGGAGTATGCTGCTGGCCAAATGGCCAGCCTGGCACGTCCTCTGCCGGGCTTATAGGCAATGGGGGCTTTAGCGGCCCTGGACTCGCGCCCTTGGACCCCGCTTCAGCAGGCTCCGGCTCCGGCACTGGCAACCCCCAGAGAGTACAATTGCGGATGGTGCTAAATGATGGGGGAATGGCTCAGGAATTCTTGAAAAGCACCTTCGCTACAAAGCCCAAGATCACTCAAGACATTGAAACCCCTGATATCTCCGCTCGTTTTGTTGTGGACATGAGCGCCATACCGTACACAGGCGCCGCCGCAACCTCAACACCAGCAATAGTCACCAATACGGTCAACCTACTCTCCTCTTCCTCCGGCGGGAGCTTCGACGTGGTCGCTGGAGGACAAAAAAATAATGTAACTGCAGGCAGTTTCACTTGGACTCCTGGAACAGGTTTCGGCCAAAGCAATGGCACATATAATTACACAGACGGTAATTTCAATATAAATGCCATAGATTGGAAGGCCGCGTATGAACCAGGGATTAATACATGCTGGTCATATAAGCAAAATCCGGGCTCTGCGCCGTGTACACCTTGAGCATCTAACCACCAACCAAAGCCCCATTCGCCTTTTCTGCGCTAGGACTCCCCGGCCCGTTCGCTTAAGGGCCGCCTCCCACCGACGGTCGACCAAGGCAATTTGGATCGTACCCCACCTATTAAGCTCATCTTAGCCTCTAATTTACCCCGATCTAGGACTTTTTCCTGGCCATCAGGCCATATTAGGCGCGACTTTTTCCTGCCTGACCGCATATGAGGCCGCACCCACCCCGCGTGAGATGCGACACGCTGCAGGTCTAGATTCATCATTCCAACCTGCCCCTCCTGGCCCGAATCATCCCGATGGTGCGCTCTGATGGAAGGGGGTGCCGAAGGCGTGTCAGCAGTTAACGGTGCCAGTCACAGCGACCGCTCTTGCTAGATTACCAGTAGCGCCACGGAGAGAGACAGCCGATGCCTTAGAAGATCAGCGCCAAGGCGCTGCCCCCTTCCCCAAGTCCTGGGCGACGCTGACCCACAATTGCGGGTCAGGGAACTCCGCAATCGATTA harbors:
- the purM gene encoding phosphoribosylformylglycinamidine cyclo-ligase — protein: MNSKSDTAQHGTSLSYRDAGVDIEAGNNLVKRIKPIAARTTRPGVLGGLGGFGALFELPLDRYRKPVLVSTTDGVGTKLKLAIEMGKHDTIGIDLVAMCVNDLVVQGAEPLFFLDYYATGHLSIDQAEDVIKGIGAGCELAGAALVGGETAEMPGMYSHGDYDLAGFSVGVVEKENIIDGSKVQPGDALIGIASSGPHSNGYSLIRKVIAVSGADLSQDFHGRTLGDTLLEPTRIYVKPLLKLFAQIQVHALAHITGGGLLENLPRVMPDNTQAVIGKTAWPRLPIFDWLQEKGNIAEQEMYRTFNCGIGMVVCVAEADANATVDILNAQGETAWRIGSIEAAQDGLEQVLIRA
- the purN gene encoding phosphoribosylglycinamide formyltransferase, which encodes MHDASAPLPIVVLISGSGSNLQAIIDAAARKTPPVEIRAVISNNPNAFGLERARRAGIPALVLDHKTFPGRDAFDTALQTMIDRFEPALVVLAGFMRILGPGFVTHYLGRMLNIHPSLLPALPGLDTHSRALGTGMREHGASVHFVTNELDGGPVIVQTRVPILPDDNVKTLAHRVLEQEHRIYPLAIHWFAEGRLQLDHERNQVVLDGTRLTSPVDYTDADNNPHDPQ
- a CDS encoding DUF3108 domain-containing protein, with the translated sequence MPITTRTIRNDRHNRKISSLWPYFAAFLLGMTLYSTAFADPLPLFTARYTLSKAGIPLGENIRTLTKTDDGGYLYQSVTHATGLLAKFVKQEIVERSEWTYEGEGQNAQPRPLEYLSRRSGKSDKWIKQIFNWEKNTTTNITSSKSWHTPLRPKIQDKLSYQLAIMNDLQNGRKTLEYLIADSDKVKNYRFVILGEEQVKTAMGTLRTLKIRRTGDSRNTTVWCAIDFHYLPVVLEQHDDEDGWLKMQIESMQFENQKPESKKQTPPA
- the dcd gene encoding dCTP deaminase, with the protein product MSIKSDKWIRRMVDKHGMIEPFEPGQVREREAGRIISYGTSSYGYDVRCADEFKIFTNINSAIVDPKNFDANSFVDVQSDVCIIPPNSFALARTVEYFRIPRSVLTICLGKSTYARCGIIVNVTPLEPEWEGHVTLEFSNTTTLPAKIYANEGVAQMLFLESDEVCETSYKDRGGKYQGQTGVTLPKA
- the apbC gene encoding iron-sulfur cluster carrier protein ApbC produces the protein MAELSKLQIEAALKAFIDPYLQRDLVSANAVKQVAIDGGKVTVDVLLGYPAKGYQQELAAALKKQIEEVGGVKSAEVRVSSKIVTHAVQHGVKPLKGVKNIIAVASGKGGVGKSTTAVNLALALAAEGAAVGILDADIYGPSQPLMLGVHARPESRDGKSMEPLMSYGIQSMSIGYLVDDEAPMIWRGPMVTQALEQLLRDTNWRDLDYLIVDLPPGTGDTQLTLTQKIPVSGAVIVTTPQDIALMDARRGLKMFEKVEVPVFGVVENMSTHICSHCGHEEHIFGSGGGQRMAEQYGVDFLGSLPLDIRIREDADGGRPTVVADPDGRIAQIYRDIARRVAAKLSLRGKDYAAKFPNIVVQNT